The Streptomyces europaeiscabiei genome window below encodes:
- the ftsE gene encoding cell division ATP-binding protein FtsE codes for MIRFDNVSKVYPKQTRPALRDVSLEVEKGEFVFLVGSSGSGKSTFLRLILREERCSQGQVHVLGKDLARLSNWKVPQMRRQLGTVFQDFRLLPNKTVGENVAFAQEVIGKSRGEIRKSVPQVLELVGLGGKEERRPGELSGGEQQRVAIARAFVNRPKLLIADEPTGNLDPQTSVGIMKLLDRINRTGTTVVMATHDQNIVDQMRKRVIELEKGRLVRDQARGVYGYQH; via the coding sequence GTGATCCGATTCGACAACGTGTCCAAGGTCTACCCCAAGCAGACCCGCCCCGCACTCAGGGATGTGTCCCTGGAGGTCGAGAAGGGCGAGTTCGTGTTCCTCGTGGGGTCATCCGGCTCCGGAAAGTCCACCTTCCTGCGGTTGATCCTCCGGGAGGAGCGGTGCAGCCAGGGACAGGTGCACGTCCTGGGCAAAGATCTCGCGCGCCTGTCCAACTGGAAGGTGCCGCAGATGCGCCGCCAGCTCGGGACGGTGTTCCAGGACTTCCGGCTGCTGCCGAACAAGACGGTCGGCGAGAACGTCGCCTTCGCCCAGGAGGTCATCGGCAAGTCGCGCGGCGAGATCCGCAAGTCCGTGCCGCAGGTGCTGGAACTGGTCGGTCTCGGCGGCAAGGAGGAGCGCAGGCCCGGCGAGCTGTCCGGTGGCGAGCAGCAGCGTGTGGCCATCGCGCGGGCCTTCGTGAACCGGCCCAAGCTCCTCATCGCGGACGAGCCCACCGGCAACCTCGACCCGCAGACCTCCGTCGGCATCATGAAGCTGCTCGACCGGATCAACCGGACGGGCACCACCGTGGTGATGGCCACCCACGACCAGAACATCGTGGACCAGATGCGCAAGCGCGTCATCGAGCTGGAGAAGGGCCGCCTCGTCCGCGACCAGGCACGCGGCGTCTACGGCTACCAGCACTGA
- a CDS encoding carbohydrate ABC transporter permease, translated as MTAVRRYPVLVALCVAALFMIVPFLIVAVNAVKSPAEYSRGGPLSLPDGLYLDGLKDFWERVDYSRKLFNSVLISGSVAVLAVVLSVLNAYAIGIGRLRGRTWILAFFVLANMLPQEALVYPVYFLSKEAGLYDTRLSVVIVFTVVQAAFGTYLLSAVLGRFPREIVEAARIDGANRWQILWRIVVPVSRPTLGVLLVFFFIWTWNEFLLPLVMLISNDNQTVSVALGVLQGQRLMDATMTNAAALLGLLPALVFFLLFQRTLTRGIAVGAVK; from the coding sequence ATGACCGCCGTCCGCCGCTACCCGGTCCTCGTGGCCCTCTGCGTCGCCGCCCTCTTCATGATCGTCCCGTTTCTGATCGTGGCCGTGAACGCGGTGAAGTCCCCGGCGGAGTACTCCCGGGGCGGCCCGCTCAGTCTCCCCGACGGCCTCTACCTCGACGGGCTGAAGGACTTCTGGGAGCGGGTCGACTACAGCCGAAAGCTGTTCAACTCCGTGCTGATCAGCGGCTCGGTGGCGGTGCTGGCCGTCGTCCTGTCGGTGCTCAACGCGTACGCGATCGGCATCGGCCGGCTGCGGGGCCGTACCTGGATCCTGGCCTTCTTCGTGCTGGCGAACATGCTGCCTCAGGAGGCGCTGGTCTACCCGGTGTACTTCCTCTCCAAGGAAGCCGGCCTGTACGACACCCGCCTCAGCGTGGTCATCGTCTTCACGGTCGTCCAGGCGGCCTTCGGCACCTACCTCCTCTCCGCCGTCCTCGGTCGGTTCCCCCGCGAGATCGTCGAGGCGGCCCGGATCGACGGTGCGAACAGGTGGCAGATCCTGTGGCGGATCGTCGTCCCCGTCAGCCGCCCCACTCTCGGCGTGCTGCTGGTCTTCTTCTTCATCTGGACCTGGAACGAGTTCCTGCTCCCCCTCGTCATGCTGATCTCCAACGACAACCAGACCGTGTCGGTGGCCCTGGGCGTCCTCCAGGGCCAGCGTCTGATGGACGCCACGATGACCAACGCGGCGGCCCTGCTCGGCCTGCTCCCCGCTCTCGTGTTCTTCCTCCTCTTCCAGCGCACGCTCACCCGCGGCATCGCCGTGGGAGCCGTGAAGTGA
- a CDS encoding ABC transporter substrate-binding protein, with the protein MLTARRRTAAAAAALGGALLLTSCGGSESGDDGGTLRLWHYEGPDSAMGVAWNAAIEEFEKTHPGVEVEFEEKGFEQIRKTAPMVLNSSDAPDLMEYNKGNATAGLLSKQGLLTDLTPEVSERGWDKKLSAGVRTTSQYDADGVMGSGKWYGVPNYAEYTMVFYNKELFDKHGIAEPTTLAELTAAMDEFVDAGITPLANAGAEYVAQQYLYQLALSKADRAWVDSYELYKGEADFHDAAWTYGAETLAEWVEKGYISEKSTGTKAEDAGVSFIQGKAPILFSGSWWYGRFKAENQFDWGTFLWPDTNLTLGSGGNLWVVPKGAKNKELAYDFIDITMSEKIQNLLGDKGGVPVAADPAAITDPQAKKLIADFNALSEKDGLAFYPDWPVPGFYDVLVSETQKLITGSADPDAYLDAIGKAYEKDVPER; encoded by the coding sequence ATGTTGACGGCACGAAGGCGTACGGCAGCGGCTGCGGCGGCTCTCGGCGGAGCCCTGCTCCTGACCTCCTGCGGCGGTTCGGAGAGCGGCGACGACGGCGGGACCCTCCGCCTCTGGCACTACGAGGGCCCCGACAGCGCGATGGGCGTGGCCTGGAACGCGGCGATCGAGGAGTTCGAGAAGACCCACCCGGGTGTCGAGGTCGAGTTCGAGGAGAAGGGCTTCGAACAGATCCGCAAGACCGCCCCGATGGTCCTCAACTCCTCCGACGCGCCCGACCTCATGGAGTACAACAAGGGCAACGCGACCGCCGGACTCCTCTCCAAGCAGGGTCTTCTCACCGACCTCACGCCGGAGGTGAGCGAGCGCGGCTGGGACAAGAAGCTCAGCGCGGGCGTCCGTACCACCAGCCAGTACGACGCCGACGGCGTCATGGGCTCCGGCAAGTGGTACGGCGTGCCGAACTACGCCGAGTACACGATGGTCTTCTACAACAAGGAGCTCTTCGACAAGCACGGCATCGCCGAGCCCACCACCCTCGCCGAACTCACGGCCGCCATGGACGAGTTCGTCGACGCGGGCATCACGCCACTCGCCAACGCCGGCGCCGAGTACGTGGCGCAGCAGTACCTGTACCAGCTGGCGCTGAGCAAGGCGGACCGCGCCTGGGTGGACTCCTACGAGCTGTACAAGGGCGAGGCCGACTTCCATGACGCCGCGTGGACGTACGGGGCGGAGACCTTGGCCGAGTGGGTGGAGAAGGGATACATCAGCGAGAAGTCGACCGGGACGAAGGCCGAGGACGCGGGCGTCTCCTTCATCCAGGGCAAGGCGCCGATCCTGTTCTCGGGGAGCTGGTGGTACGGCCGGTTCAAGGCGGAGAACCAGTTCGACTGGGGCACGTTCCTGTGGCCGGACACCAACCTCACCCTCGGCTCCGGCGGCAACCTCTGGGTCGTCCCGAAGGGCGCGAAGAACAAGGAACTCGCCTACGACTTCATCGACATCACCATGTCGGAGAAGATCCAGAACCTGCTCGGCGACAAGGGCGGGGTCCCGGTGGCCGCGGACCCGGCCGCCATCACCGATCCACAGGCCAAGAAGCTGATCGCCGACTTCAACGCCCTCTCCGAGAAGGACGGCCTGGCCTTCTATCCCGACTGGCCCGTCCCCGGCTTCTACGACGTCCTCGTCTCCGAGACCCAGAAGCTGATCACCGGCAGTGCGGACCCGGACGCGTACCTGGACGCGATCGGGAAGGCGTACGAGAAGGACGTACCGGAGCGATGA
- the smpB gene encoding SsrA-binding protein SmpB, giving the protein MYVPKESQPKQGGTAAKGRDGEKGGKRKIVAQNKKARHDYAIIDTYEAGLVLTGTEVKSLREGRTSLADGFVQIDRGEAWLHNAHIPEYHQGSWTNHSARRKRKLLLHREEIDKLESKAQETGHTIIPLALYFKDGRAKAEIALARGKKEYDKRQTLREQQDRRESDRAIAAAKRKQRDA; this is encoded by the coding sequence ATGTACGTACCGAAGGAGTCCCAGCCCAAGCAGGGCGGGACGGCCGCCAAGGGCCGGGACGGCGAGAAGGGCGGCAAGCGCAAGATCGTCGCCCAGAACAAGAAGGCCCGGCACGACTACGCGATCATCGACACCTACGAGGCCGGGCTGGTCCTCACCGGGACCGAGGTCAAGTCGCTGCGCGAGGGCCGGACCTCGCTGGCCGACGGCTTCGTCCAGATCGACCGGGGTGAGGCGTGGCTGCACAACGCCCACATCCCCGAGTACCACCAGGGCAGCTGGACCAACCACTCCGCGCGCCGCAAGCGGAAGCTGCTGCTGCACCGCGAGGAGATCGACAAGCTGGAGTCCAAGGCGCAGGAGACCGGCCACACGATCATCCCTCTCGCGCTGTACTTCAAGGACGGCCGGGCGAAGGCGGAGATCGCTCTCGCGCGGGGCAAGAAGGAGTACGACAAGCGGCAGACGCTGCGGGAGCAGCAGGACCGGCGGGAGTCGGACCGCGCGATCGCGGCGGCGAAGCGGAAGCAGCGCGACGCGTAG
- the yicI gene encoding alpha-xylosidase, which yields MKFTDGYWLLREGVTAAHPVEVLDVTATDGGALEVHAPTQPIRHRGDLLKGPVVTISAHAPMPDVIGVTFTHFEGERPRGPRFELTSDEFTPHTSYDDEHATLTAGELSVRVSRTGPWHVDFLAHGRTLTTSGPKSMGIMREASGAHYLREQLNLGVGTSVYGLGERFGPLVKNGQVVDVWNADGGTATEQAYKNVPFYLTDAGYGVFVDHPGKVSFEVASEVVSRVQFSAETQQLTYYVIYGPTPKDILRKYTALTGRPALPPAWSFGLWLSTSFTTSYDEETVTSFIEGMRERRLPLSVFHFDCFWMREFQWCDFEWDPRVFPDPEGMLARLKRRGLRISVWINPYIAQRSPLFAEGRALGHLLRRPDGSVWQWDLWQPGMALVDFTSPAAREWYASKLEALLAQGVDCFKTDFGERVPLDVTWSDGTDPERMHNYYTYLYNRTVFDVLRKHRGEGEAVLFARSATVGSQRFPVHWGGDCESTYEAMAESLRGGLSLGLSGFGYWSHDIGGFEGTPTPALFKRWIAFGLLSSHSRLHGSSSYRVPWLFDDESVDVLRKFTRLKLSLMPYLHEAARTAHTEGVPMMRAMVLEFPDDPGCAHLERQYMLGPDLLVAPVFSDEGDVTYYVPEGTWTRFPTGGTVTGPRWVRERHDFRSVPLLVRPGTVVPVGAVTDRPDYDHADGVTLHAYGLEHGAQVTVPVGDVTFTVVREGKVLRASCGDPRAPWGLAAGDREVRAEAGTGFLTMDLDGESDSQGTRSV from the coding sequence ATGAAGTTCACCGACGGCTACTGGCTGCTCCGCGAGGGCGTCACCGCGGCCCACCCGGTCGAGGTCCTCGACGTCACCGCCACGGACGGCGGCGCCCTGGAGGTCCACGCCCCGACCCAGCCCATCCGCCACCGCGGCGACCTGCTGAAGGGACCGGTCGTGACGATCAGCGCCCACGCCCCGATGCCCGACGTCATCGGCGTCACGTTCACCCACTTCGAGGGCGAACGGCCACGCGGCCCTCGGTTCGAGCTGACGAGCGATGAGTTCACCCCCCACACCTCCTACGACGACGAGCACGCCACCCTCACCGCCGGAGAGCTGTCGGTCCGCGTGTCCCGCACCGGCCCCTGGCACGTCGACTTCCTCGCCCACGGCCGCACCCTCACCACCAGCGGCCCCAAGTCGATGGGCATCATGCGCGAGGCGTCCGGCGCCCACTACCTCCGCGAGCAGCTCAACCTGGGCGTCGGCACCTCGGTGTACGGCCTCGGCGAACGCTTCGGCCCGCTCGTCAAGAACGGCCAGGTCGTCGACGTCTGGAACGCCGACGGCGGCACGGCCACCGAACAGGCCTACAAGAACGTGCCGTTCTACCTCACCGACGCGGGCTACGGCGTCTTCGTCGACCACCCCGGCAAGGTGTCCTTCGAGGTCGCCTCGGAGGTCGTGTCGAGGGTCCAGTTCAGCGCGGAGACGCAGCAGTTGACGTACTACGTCATCTACGGCCCGACCCCGAAGGACATCCTCCGCAAGTACACGGCCCTCACCGGCCGCCCGGCTCTCCCGCCCGCCTGGTCGTTCGGTCTCTGGCTGTCGACCTCCTTCACCACCTCCTACGACGAGGAGACGGTGACCTCCTTCATCGAGGGCATGCGGGAGCGGCGGCTGCCCCTCTCCGTCTTCCACTTCGACTGTTTCTGGATGCGCGAGTTCCAGTGGTGCGACTTCGAGTGGGACCCCCGGGTCTTCCCGGACCCGGAAGGCATGCTGGCCCGCCTCAAACGCCGCGGCCTGCGCATCTCCGTGTGGATCAACCCGTACATCGCCCAGCGCTCCCCGCTCTTCGCGGAGGGCAGGGCGCTCGGCCATCTGCTCCGCAGACCCGACGGCAGCGTCTGGCAGTGGGACCTCTGGCAGCCCGGCATGGCCCTGGTCGACTTCACCAGCCCGGCGGCCCGCGAGTGGTATGCGTCGAAGCTGGAGGCGCTGCTCGCCCAGGGCGTCGACTGCTTCAAGACCGACTTCGGCGAGCGGGTCCCCCTGGACGTGACCTGGTCCGACGGCACGGACCCGGAGCGGATGCACAACTACTACACCTACCTCTACAACCGCACGGTCTTCGACGTCCTGCGCAAACACCGGGGCGAGGGCGAGGCGGTGCTCTTCGCCCGCTCGGCGACGGTCGGCAGCCAGCGCTTCCCCGTCCACTGGGGCGGCGACTGCGAGTCGACGTACGAGGCGATGGCCGAGTCGCTGCGGGGCGGGCTGTCGCTGGGGCTGTCGGGCTTCGGGTACTGGAGCCATGACATCGGCGGCTTCGAGGGCACCCCGACCCCCGCGCTCTTCAAGCGGTGGATCGCCTTCGGCCTCCTGTCCTCCCACAGCCGACTGCACGGCTCGTCGTCGTACCGGGTCCCCTGGCTCTTCGACGACGAATCGGTGGACGTCCTGCGGAAGTTCACCCGCCTGAAGCTCAGCCTGATGCCCTACCTCCACGAGGCCGCGCGCACCGCCCACACCGAGGGTGTCCCGATGATGCGCGCGATGGTGCTGGAGTTCCCGGACGACCCCGGCTGCGCGCATCTGGAACGCCAGTACATGCTCGGCCCCGACCTCCTCGTGGCCCCCGTCTTCAGCGACGAGGGTGACGTCACGTACTACGTCCCCGAGGGCACCTGGACCCGCTTCCCGACCGGCGGCACGGTCACCGGCCCCCGCTGGGTCCGTGAACGGCACGACTTCAGAAGCGTGCCGCTCCTGGTCCGTCCGGGCACGGTCGTCCCGGTCGGCGCGGTGACGGACCGCCCGGACTACGACCACGCAGACGGGGTCACGCTGCACGCGTACGGCCTCGAACACGGGGCCCAGGTCACCGTGCCGGTGGGCGACGTGACCTTCACCGTCGTACGGGAGGGCAAGGTGCTGCGGGCGTCGTGCGGCGATCCGAGGGCGCCGTGGGGGCTCGCGGCCGGTGACCGGGAGGTCCGGGCGGAGGCGGGCACGGGCTTTCTGACGATGGACCTGGACGGGGAGTCGGATTCCCAGGGAACGAGGTCGGTGTGA
- a CDS encoding carbohydrate ABC transporter permease: MTVTVERGAAVGKEGRTGRTRHPRGPRDSYALFLLPGALAFFAVVIVPFLMNTGVSFTDWQGVGTPEWSGLANYRELLGDSAFWASFRHSLFMVVAMAAVPTALGLVLAAALFDFVGKHFGSRVTAVLRACFYLPQVLPIAVAGIVWSWILAPENGSLNELLKTVGLSGWQQDWLGDPDLALYTVMAVMVWVQLGFPLVVFMAGLQRVDPALYEAAELDGAGWWRRFRHITLPQIRPEIHVVLLWCTIAALKVFGAVYVLTKGGPGGATDVPSYFSFTTFFEKTQVGYGAAISTVLTVIVLALALIGLRLQTRAEDAEEGTRV; the protein is encoded by the coding sequence ATGACGGTGACCGTGGAGAGAGGGGCCGCGGTCGGCAAGGAGGGGCGCACCGGCCGCACACGCCACCCCCGCGGCCCCCGTGACTCCTACGCGCTGTTCCTCCTCCCCGGCGCCCTCGCCTTCTTCGCCGTCGTCATCGTCCCGTTCCTGATGAACACGGGGGTGAGCTTCACCGACTGGCAGGGAGTCGGCACCCCGGAGTGGTCCGGCCTCGCCAACTACCGGGAGCTGCTGGGCGACTCGGCCTTCTGGGCGTCGTTCCGGCACAGCCTGTTCATGGTGGTCGCCATGGCGGCCGTACCGACCGCGCTCGGACTGGTCCTGGCCGCCGCCCTGTTCGACTTCGTCGGCAAGCACTTCGGCAGCCGGGTCACCGCCGTGCTGCGCGCCTGCTTCTACCTCCCCCAGGTGCTGCCGATCGCGGTCGCGGGCATCGTCTGGAGCTGGATCCTCGCCCCCGAGAACGGCTCCCTGAACGAACTGCTGAAGACGGTCGGTCTGAGCGGATGGCAGCAGGACTGGCTCGGCGACCCCGACCTCGCCCTCTACACCGTCATGGCCGTGATGGTGTGGGTGCAGCTCGGCTTCCCGCTGGTCGTCTTCATGGCGGGGCTGCAACGCGTCGACCCGGCCCTGTACGAGGCCGCCGAGCTGGACGGCGCCGGCTGGTGGCGCCGTTTCCGCCACATCACACTGCCGCAGATCCGGCCCGAGATCCATGTCGTCCTGCTGTGGTGCACGATCGCCGCGCTCAAGGTGTTCGGCGCGGTGTACGTCCTGACGAAGGGCGGCCCCGGCGGCGCCACCGACGTCCCGTCCTACTTCTCCTTCACCACGTTCTTCGAGAAGACCCAGGTCGGCTACGGCGCCGCGATCTCCACCGTCCTGACCGTGATCGTCCTCGCCCTGGCCCTGATCGGTCTGAGGCTCCAGACGCGCGCCGAGGACGCCGAGGAAGGGACCCGCGTATGA
- the ftsX gene encoding permease-like cell division protein FtsX, with protein MRAQFVLSEIGVGLRRNLTMTFAVIVSVALSLALFGGSLLMSDQVSQMKGYWYDKVNVSVFLCNKSDAESDPNCAKGAVTTQQKNQIKSDLNKMGVVENVEHESQDEAYKHYKEQFGDSPLASSLTPDQMQESYRIKLKDPEKYQVIASAFNGRDGVQSVQDQKGILDNLFRLLGYLNLAARGVMAVMLIVALLLIVNTVRVSAFSRRREIGIMRLVGASGFYIQAPFIMEAAVAGIIGGVVACAFLALGQYFVIDNGVALSQNLPLINFVGWDAVLVKLPLILTVSFLMPALAAFVALRKYLKV; from the coding sequence ATGCGCGCCCAGTTCGTCCTGTCGGAGATCGGTGTCGGTCTCCGCCGCAACCTCACGATGACCTTCGCGGTCATCGTCTCCGTCGCCCTCTCCCTCGCCCTGTTCGGCGGATCGCTGCTGATGAGCGACCAGGTCAGCCAGATGAAGGGCTACTGGTACGACAAGGTCAACGTGTCGGTCTTCCTCTGCAACAAGAGCGACGCGGAGTCCGACCCCAACTGCGCCAAGGGCGCCGTCACGACCCAGCAGAAGAACCAGATCAAATCTGATCTGAACAAGATGGGGGTCGTCGAGAACGTCGAGCACGAGTCGCAGGACGAGGCGTACAAGCACTACAAGGAGCAGTTCGGCGACTCGCCCCTGGCCAGCAGCCTCACGCCGGACCAGATGCAGGAGTCGTACCGCATCAAGCTCAAGGACCCGGAGAAGTACCAGGTCATCGCGAGCGCCTTCAACGGCCGTGACGGCGTGCAGTCGGTGCAGGACCAGAAGGGCATCCTGGACAACCTGTTCCGGCTCCTCGGGTACCTGAACCTGGCGGCGCGCGGAGTGATGGCGGTCATGCTGATCGTGGCGCTGCTGCTGATCGTCAACACGGTGCGTGTCTCGGCGTTCAGCCGTCGCCGTGAGATCGGGATCATGCGGCTCGTGGGGGCCTCGGGCTTCTACATCCAGGCGCCGTTCATCATGGAGGCCGCGGTCGCCGGGATCATCGGCGGCGTGGTCGCCTGCGCCTTCCTGGCACTCGGCCAGTACTTCGTGATCGACAACGGAGTGGCACTGTCCCAGAACCTGCCATTGATCAATTTCGTCGGCTGGGACGCCGTCCTCGTCAAGCTGCCGCTCATTCTCACCGTGAGCTTCCTGATGCCGGCGCTTGCCGCGTTCGTCGCGCTGCGCAAGTACCTGAAGGTGTGA
- a CDS encoding S41 family peptidase: MSGRDLFSQPRRIGRGAALTLVFASVLAAGAATGCFDDPRGGTTAVANPSRSAPADREQDVADAAAEAMAEGESPVEAAERAVSRSGDRWGAVYSEGEYEQFEEALDGEYTGVGLWARLRRDGRIEVARVQDGSPAAGAGIRAGDRLVGVDGEKVDGRPVTEVVSLLRGDAIDEGAGNTGTPESAAAGTKVSLELRRGTRTWHETLRRARLSTEDVTVSRTAGGVSVITVDAFTKGSGDVVRAAVEQSSDAAGFVLDLRGNSGGLVSEAVTAASAFLDGGLVATYDVNGEQRALHAEPGGDTTRPLVALVDGGTMSAAELLTGALQDRGRAVVVGSRTFGKGSVQMPSRLPDGSVAELTVGHYRTPSGRGVDGSGITPDLEADEDALQRAETVLSGLGQ, translated from the coding sequence ATGTCAGGCCGCGACCTGTTCTCCCAGCCCCGCCGCATCGGCCGCGGGGCCGCCCTGACATTGGTCTTCGCGAGTGTGCTCGCGGCGGGCGCCGCGACCGGCTGCTTCGACGATCCGCGCGGCGGGACGACGGCCGTCGCCAACCCCTCCCGCTCCGCCCCGGCCGACAGGGAGCAGGACGTCGCCGACGCGGCCGCCGAGGCCATGGCCGAGGGCGAGTCCCCCGTGGAGGCCGCCGAGCGGGCCGTCAGCCGCAGCGGAGACCGGTGGGGCGCCGTCTACTCCGAGGGCGAGTACGAGCAGTTCGAGGAGGCCCTCGACGGCGAGTACACCGGCGTCGGCCTCTGGGCCCGGCTGCGGCGGGACGGCCGTATCGAGGTGGCCCGGGTGCAGGACGGCTCGCCCGCGGCGGGCGCCGGGATCCGCGCGGGCGACCGGCTCGTCGGCGTCGACGGGGAGAAGGTCGACGGGCGCCCGGTCACCGAGGTCGTCTCCTTACTCCGCGGCGACGCGATCGACGAGGGGGCCGGGAACACCGGCACCCCCGAGAGCGCGGCCGCCGGTACGAAGGTGTCGCTGGAGCTGCGGCGCGGCACCCGGACATGGCACGAGACCCTGCGCAGGGCCCGTCTCTCCACCGAGGACGTGACCGTGAGCCGCACCGCCGGCGGGGTCAGCGTCATCACGGTCGACGCGTTCACCAAGGGCTCCGGCGACGTCGTACGAGCCGCCGTGGAGCAGTCCTCCGACGCCGCGGGCTTCGTCCTCGACCTCCGCGGCAACTCCGGCGGCCTGGTCTCCGAGGCCGTCACCGCCGCCTCCGCCTTCCTCGACGGCGGCCTCGTCGCCACCTACGACGTCAACGGCGAGCAGCGGGCCCTGCACGCCGAGCCGGGCGGCGACACCACCAGACCCCTGGTCGCGCTCGTCGACGGCGGCACGATGAGCGCGGCCGAGCTGCTCACGGGAGCCCTCCAGGACCGGGGCCGTGCGGTGGTCGTGGGCTCCCGCACCTTCGGCAAGGGCTCGGTGCAGATGCCGAGCCGCCTCCCCGACGGATCCGTCGCCGAACTGACCGTCGGCCACTACCGCACCCCCTCCGGCCGGGGCGTCGACGGCAGCGGCATCACGCCCGACCTGGAGGCGGACGAGGACGCCCTGCAGCGGGCCGAGACGGTGCTCAGCGGCCTCGGGCAGTAG
- a CDS encoding LacI family DNA-binding transcriptional regulator yields the protein MTVKITDVARHAGVSPSTVSYALSGKRPISAETRERVEASIRELGYRPHAGARALASSKSNVLAMVVPLRAGINVPVVMQFAVSAVTTARAHDHDVLLLTQEEGEEGLRRVADTALVDALIVMDVQLHDPRLPLLRTLDRPSVLIGFPADPSGLTCIDLDFRTAGELCVEHLAGLGHRVVGLIGSPPEVYVRQTSFAQRVVQGFTSAATRNGMSSTVHPCEATPAAARAVAERLLREQPALTGVVVHNEAILDPLVDAFEHLGLRVPADLSVTALCPDELAANLRVPLTSIAIPAAEVGEQAVALLMKKLAGAPVPEATLLPPRLTVRASTSRRVTG from the coding sequence GTGACGGTGAAGATCACGGACGTGGCCCGGCACGCGGGCGTCTCCCCCAGCACCGTCTCGTACGCCCTGAGCGGCAAGCGGCCGATCTCGGCGGAGACGCGGGAGCGGGTCGAGGCGTCCATCCGCGAGCTGGGTTACCGTCCGCACGCGGGCGCCCGGGCTCTGGCCAGCAGCAAGTCGAACGTGCTGGCGATGGTGGTGCCGTTACGGGCCGGGATCAATGTGCCGGTGGTCATGCAGTTCGCGGTCTCGGCGGTCACGACGGCCCGCGCGCACGACCACGACGTGCTGCTGCTGACGCAGGAGGAGGGCGAGGAGGGCCTGCGGCGGGTGGCGGACACGGCACTGGTGGACGCGTTGATCGTGATGGACGTCCAACTCCACGACCCCAGGCTGCCGTTGCTGCGAACCCTGGACCGCCCGTCGGTACTGATCGGCTTCCCCGCCGACCCCTCCGGCCTGACCTGCATCGACCTGGACTTCAGGACGGCGGGCGAGCTGTGCGTGGAGCATCTGGCCGGCCTGGGGCACCGGGTCGTGGGCCTGATCGGCTCGCCGCCCGAGGTCTACGTCCGCCAGACCTCCTTCGCCCAGCGCGTCGTCCAGGGTTTCACCTCGGCCGCCACCCGCAACGGCATGTCCTCCACGGTCCACCCGTGCGAGGCCACCCCCGCGGCCGCCCGAGCCGTGGCGGAACGTCTGCTGCGCGAACAACCGGCCCTCACGGGCGTGGTCGTCCACAACGAGGCGATCCTGGACCCCCTCGTCGACGCCTTCGAACACCTCGGTCTCCGCGTCCCGGCCGACCTCTCGGTCACCGCCCTCTGCCCGGACGAGCTCGCCGCGAACCTCCGCGTCCCCCTCACGTCGATCGCCATCCCGGCGGCCGAGGTGGGCGAACAGGCGGTCGCCCTCCTGATGAAGAAGCTGGCCGGCGCCCCCGTACCCGAGGCCACCCTGCTGCCGCCCCGCCTGACCGTCCGGGCGAGCACGTCCCGCCGGGTGACGGGGTGA